Proteins from a single region of Chromobacterium sp. ATCC 53434:
- a CDS encoding HAD-IIA family hydrolase: MSKSIISDMDGVIYRGKQLIPGAREFIQRLVDAGTPFLFLTNNAEQTPLDLRLKLEGLGIGGLSEDNFITSAMATAMFLRSQTRKAMPTAYVVGGAGLINELYKVGFSISESRPDYVVVAKSQTFSFEQIKKAVRFIDQGAKFIGTNPDMIDPIEGGGYEPAAGTLLAAIEAATGHKPYIVGKPNSLMMMLATRKLGVHPEEAVMIGDRMDTDIVGGLEAGMCTALVLSGVSSRESMERFPYQPDYVFDSVADIDPQAL; encoded by the coding sequence ATGAGCAAAAGCATCATCTCCGACATGGATGGCGTGATCTACCGCGGCAAGCAGCTGATTCCGGGCGCCCGCGAATTCATCCAGCGCCTGGTCGACGCCGGCACGCCCTTTCTGTTTCTGACCAATAACGCCGAGCAGACGCCGCTGGACCTGAGGCTGAAGCTGGAGGGCCTGGGCATAGGCGGCCTCAGCGAGGACAACTTCATCACCAGCGCGATGGCGACGGCGATGTTCCTGAGAAGCCAGACCCGCAAGGCGATGCCCACCGCCTACGTGGTCGGCGGCGCCGGCCTGATCAACGAGCTGTACAAGGTCGGCTTCTCCATTTCCGAGTCGCGCCCGGACTACGTGGTGGTGGCCAAGTCGCAGACCTTCAGCTTCGAACAGATCAAGAAGGCGGTGCGCTTCATAGACCAGGGCGCCAAGTTCATCGGCACCAATCCGGACATGATCGATCCGATCGAGGGCGGCGGCTACGAACCGGCGGCCGGCACGCTGCTGGCGGCGATAGAAGCCGCCACCGGCCACAAGCCCTATATCGTCGGCAAACCCAACTCGCTGATGATGATGCTGGCCACCCGCAAGCTGGGCGTGCATCCGGAAGAGGCGGTGATGATAGGCGACAGGATGGACACCGACATCGTCGGCGGCCTGGAGGCCGGCATGTGCACGGCGCTGGTGCTGTCCGGCGTGTCCAGCCGCGAGTCGATGGAGCGCTTTCCCTACCAGCCGGACTATGTGTTCGACAGCGTGGCCGACATCGACCCGCAGGCGCTGTGA
- a CDS encoding response regulator transcription factor, translated as MKVLLVDDDVELVELLRDYLTREGFAVSCVHDGLSGVDAALSGRHDIVVVDVMMPGLSGIEALARIRAASAVPVIMLTARGDDADRIAGLELGADDYVPKPCSPRELAARIRAILKRAAGAAQLPAAQAIVAGALTVWPAQRRVERGGAAVELTSTEYNLVEVLARHAGSAVSKAELSQQALGRPLSRFDRSIDVHISSIRHKLGPLPDGSPLIQTVIRKGYQLIVA; from the coding sequence ATGAAGGTGTTGCTGGTGGACGACGATGTCGAGCTGGTGGAGTTGCTGCGCGATTACCTGACGCGCGAGGGTTTCGCCGTGTCCTGTGTCCACGACGGGCTAAGCGGCGTCGACGCCGCGCTGTCCGGGCGGCACGACATCGTGGTGGTGGATGTGATGATGCCCGGCCTCAGCGGCATAGAGGCGCTGGCCCGCATCCGCGCCGCCAGCGCGGTGCCGGTGATCATGCTGACCGCGCGCGGCGACGACGCCGACCGCATCGCCGGCCTGGAGCTGGGGGCCGACGACTACGTGCCCAAGCCTTGCTCGCCGCGCGAGCTGGCGGCGCGCATCCGCGCGATTCTGAAACGCGCGGCCGGCGCGGCGCAGCTGCCGGCCGCGCAGGCCATCGTCGCCGGCGCGCTGACGGTGTGGCCGGCGCAGCGGCGGGTGGAGCGCGGCGGGGCGGCGGTGGAGTTGACCAGCACCGAATACAATCTGGTGGAGGTGCTGGCGCGCCACGCCGGCTCGGCGGTCAGCAAGGCCGAGCTGTCGCAGCAGGCGCTGGGCCGGCCGTTGAGCCGCTTCGACCGCAGCATAGACGTGCACATCAGCAGCATACGCCACAAGCTGGGGCCGCTGCCCGACGGCAGTCCGCTGATCCAGACGGTGATCCGCAAGGGTTACCAGCTGATCGTGGCCTGA
- a CDS encoding Spy/CpxP family protein refolding chaperone codes for MQATRRQWTMRLAAGMAAATLAAAVMARDDADDDGPDACPPPAMRGHGALAEPELPSLRGVRLSEAQRDKLFELALAQAPARHALARQAARSHEDLRRAAASDPFDEARVRALAEMRAQAMARLLLMRAELDAKARALLTPEQRSQLKPAPCPPPP; via the coding sequence ATGCAAGCGACTCGCAGACAATGGACGATGCGCCTGGCGGCGGGCATGGCGGCGGCGACGCTGGCCGCCGCGGTGATGGCGCGCGATGACGCCGACGACGACGGGCCCGACGCCTGCCCGCCGCCGGCGATGCGCGGCCACGGAGCGCTGGCGGAACCGGAGCTGCCTTCGCTGCGCGGCGTCAGGCTGAGCGAGGCGCAGCGGGACAAGCTGTTCGAGTTGGCGCTGGCGCAGGCGCCGGCGCGGCACGCGCTGGCCAGGCAGGCGGCGCGCTCGCACGAGGACTTGCGCCGCGCCGCCGCCAGCGATCCGTTCGACGAGGCCCGGGTGCGAGCCTTGGCCGAAATGCGCGCGCAGGCGATGGCGCGGCTGTTGCTGATGCGGGCCGAGCTGGACGCCAAGGCGCGCGCGCTGCTGACGCCGGAGCAACGCAGCCAACTGAAGCCGGCGCCATGCCCGCCGCCACCGTGA
- a CDS encoding GGDEF domain-containing protein, producing the protein MRLSRIFIIATAILFVLVSLPLAWIISSEWSLYHATDDGLEAIRVARLAMVAAERVSYERGPANALLGTVPDQAKLKRMSQVRRDSDFALRTLLAALSPGVSADHRQANQAAQQARRLLTQARGAVDAAAAEPSRTAGQMMGAVRRMFDVIPPLLEAVAALSSHASAVHPQLANPLSGARLATELREYAGRLGSQLTAALALGRPLTADEKQEVDVLRGRIEQLRSTIKLRLSVPATPPATRLAARQMEQRYFGAGMALVNAVVQAGEQGRAYPVDTAGFASHYVPTMATIITLRDAMLTAAAAEALQQHRAALHHLLSAVGLGVIGLLAQLALFFYIRRQLVQPLLAASRLLTDIAQGRLEAAVPEPRRDNEIGEVLRAIAALRRSSLEKRTLEQERQRLIDELTEISRIDFLTGIANRRAFTEAAEAEISRAGRDGTPAALILFDIDHFKQVNDRHGHDVGDAALKHVAAMIARACREGDLAGRYGGEEFVVLTGSGGEAAGAVLAERLRAGIAETPLRLASGQTLALTASFGVAALDEAHRTLHSLLQAADHALYAAKRQGRDQVVRAGQEENEG; encoded by the coding sequence ATGCGCCTGTCCAGAATATTCATCATCGCCACCGCCATCCTGTTCGTGCTGGTCAGCCTGCCGCTGGCATGGATCATCAGCAGCGAATGGTCGCTATACCACGCCACCGACGATGGCCTGGAAGCCATACGCGTCGCCCGCCTGGCCATGGTGGCGGCCGAGCGCGTGTCCTATGAGCGCGGTCCCGCCAACGCGCTGCTGGGCACCGTCCCGGACCAGGCCAAACTGAAACGGATGAGCCAGGTCCGACGGGACAGCGACTTCGCGCTGCGCACGCTGCTGGCGGCGCTGTCGCCTGGCGTCTCCGCCGACCACCGCCAGGCGAACCAGGCCGCGCAGCAGGCGCGGCGGCTGCTGACCCAGGCGCGCGGCGCCGTGGACGCCGCCGCCGCGGAGCCGTCGCGCACCGCCGGCCAGATGATGGGCGCGGTTCGCCGGATGTTCGACGTGATCCCGCCGCTGCTGGAGGCGGTCGCGGCGCTGTCGTCCCACGCCAGCGCCGTCCACCCGCAGCTGGCCAACCCGCTCAGCGGCGCCCGGCTGGCGACCGAGTTGCGCGAATACGCCGGCCGGCTGGGTTCGCAGCTGACCGCGGCGCTGGCGCTGGGCCGCCCGCTGACCGCCGACGAGAAACAGGAAGTGGACGTGCTGCGCGGCCGCATCGAACAACTGCGCAGCACCATCAAGCTGCGGCTCAGCGTGCCGGCGACGCCGCCGGCGACCCGGCTGGCGGCGCGCCAGATGGAGCAGCGCTACTTCGGCGCCGGCATGGCGCTGGTGAACGCGGTGGTGCAGGCCGGCGAACAGGGCCGCGCCTACCCGGTGGACACCGCCGGCTTCGCCTCCCATTACGTGCCGACGATGGCCACCATCATCACCTTGCGCGACGCCATGCTGACCGCGGCCGCGGCCGAGGCGCTGCAACAACACCGCGCCGCGCTGCACCACCTGCTGTCGGCGGTCGGCCTGGGCGTGATCGGGCTGCTGGCCCAGTTGGCGCTGTTCTTCTACATACGGCGGCAACTGGTGCAGCCGCTGCTGGCGGCGTCCCGGCTGCTGACCGACATCGCCCAGGGACGGCTGGAGGCCGCGGTGCCGGAGCCTCGCCGCGACAACGAGATCGGCGAGGTGCTGCGCGCCATCGCCGCGCTGCGGCGAAGCAGCCTGGAGAAGCGCACGCTGGAACAGGAGCGGCAGCGGCTGATAGACGAGCTGACCGAGATTTCCCGGATAGACTTTCTGACCGGCATCGCCAACCGGCGCGCCTTCACCGAGGCGGCCGAGGCGGAAATCTCCCGCGCCGGACGCGACGGCACGCCGGCGGCGCTGATCCTGTTCGATATCGACCACTTCAAGCAGGTCAACGATCGCCATGGCCACGATGTCGGCGACGCGGCGTTGAAACATGTCGCCGCCATGATCGCGCGCGCCTGCCGGGAGGGCGACCTGGCCGGCCGCTACGGCGGCGAGGAGTTCGTGGTGCTGACCGGCAGCGGCGGCGAGGCGGCCGGCGCGGTGCTGGCCGAACGGCTGCGCGCCGGCATCGCCGAAACGCCGCTGCGGCTGGCGTCCGGACAGACGCTGGCGCTGACCGCCAGCTTCGGCGTCGCCGCGCTGGACGAGGCCCACCGCACGCTGCACAGCCTGCTGCAGGCGGCCGACCACGCGCTGTACGCCGCCAAGCGGCAGGGACGCGACCAGGTGGTGCGGGCCGGCCAGGAGGAGAACGAAGGCTAG
- a CDS encoding LysR family transcriptional regulator, with protein MMLDLNDVALFVQVARLGSFAEAGRRLGLPPNTVSRRIQQLEDSLGTRLMQRSTRKLALTGAGEAFLQRSAGAVDGLLDAGQDLAGGGREPAGLVRVAATADFFDFFAMEWVTAFLDAHPMVKLDFVLSDARADLIAERIDVAFRGGELDDSGYVARRLPGAGGGGLVASPAYLAARGMPAGLADLARHDCLAPPCPGGRAVWRLTGADGVEHELPAAGRFSGNTAQSLRRAALAGLGIALLPSMLTRMDLEAGRLLPVLPRYHRPGAGLSVLYPSRRHLPPAVAAFIELAMNRLAGQS; from the coding sequence ATGATGCTGGATCTCAACGATGTCGCGCTGTTCGTCCAGGTGGCGCGTCTCGGCAGCTTCGCCGAGGCCGGCCGCCGGCTAGGCCTGCCGCCGAATACCGTCAGCCGCCGCATCCAGCAGCTGGAAGACAGCCTGGGCACGCGGCTGATGCAGCGCAGCACCCGCAAGCTGGCGCTGACCGGCGCCGGCGAGGCCTTTCTTCAGCGTAGCGCCGGCGCGGTGGACGGGCTGCTGGACGCCGGCCAGGACCTGGCCGGCGGCGGACGCGAGCCGGCCGGCCTGGTCCGGGTGGCCGCCACCGCCGATTTCTTCGACTTCTTCGCGATGGAATGGGTGACGGCGTTTCTTGACGCCCACCCGATGGTGAAGCTGGATTTCGTGCTCAGCGACGCCCGCGCCGATCTGATCGCCGAACGGATAGACGTGGCCTTCCGCGGCGGCGAGCTCGACGATTCCGGCTATGTCGCGCGGCGTCTGCCCGGCGCCGGCGGCGGCGGGCTGGTGGCCAGCCCGGCCTATCTGGCCGCGCGCGGCATGCCGGCCGGCCTGGCCGATCTGGCGCGCCACGACTGCCTGGCGCCGCCGTGCCCCGGCGGCCGCGCCGTCTGGCGGCTGACCGGCGCCGACGGCGTGGAGCACGAATTGCCGGCGGCCGGCCGCTTCAGCGGCAACACCGCGCAATCGCTGCGCCGGGCGGCGCTGGCCGGGCTGGGCATCGCCTTGCTGCCGTCCATGCTGACCCGAATGGACCTGGAGGCCGGCCGCCTGCTGCCGGTGCTGCCGCGATACCACCGGCCCGGCGCCGGCCTCAGCGTGCTCTATCCCAGCCGCCGGCATCTGCCGCCGGCGGTCGCCGCCTTCATCGAACTGGCGATGAACAGGCTGGCCGGGCAATCCTAA
- a CDS encoding LysR family transcriptional regulator — protein MQKNTDPIRGGPQWDDIRHFVALAACGSLSGAARALGVEHSTVARRVEALETALGIRLFDRLPGGWALTVEGEALAEQARRLDDEAQAFARMALGVASLDGTVRISAPPVLASHLLAPRLASMHARWAHLNLEIIGESRDANLARREADLAVRLSRPSAPGLTARRAGEMRFGLYAAPEYARRPEAEWAFLGYDESLERTPQQQWLDRVAGRRRFVFRSNDLASLLHAARAGLGVAALPHFLVAGDKSLLALPAPDDAPARPLWLAMHPDVRRSPRVRLAADLLSELFEQAQAELSGPA, from the coding sequence GTGCAAAAAAACACAGATCCGATACGCGGCGGCCCGCAGTGGGACGACATCCGCCACTTTGTCGCGCTGGCCGCCTGCGGCAGCCTGTCCGGCGCCGCCCGCGCGCTGGGCGTCGAACACTCGACGGTGGCCCGCCGGGTCGAGGCGCTGGAGACGGCGCTGGGCATACGCCTGTTCGACCGCCTGCCCGGCGGCTGGGCGCTGACGGTCGAGGGCGAGGCGCTGGCGGAACAGGCCAGGCGGCTGGACGACGAGGCCCAGGCCTTCGCGCGGATGGCGCTGGGCGTCGCGTCGCTGGACGGCACGGTGCGGATATCGGCGCCGCCGGTGCTGGCCAGCCATCTGCTGGCGCCGCGGCTGGCGTCAATGCACGCGCGCTGGGCGCATCTGAACCTGGAAATCATAGGCGAGTCGCGGGATGCCAATCTGGCGCGCCGCGAGGCCGACCTGGCCGTCCGCCTGTCACGCCCGTCCGCGCCCGGTCTGACGGCGCGCCGGGCCGGCGAAATGCGTTTCGGCCTGTACGCGGCGCCGGAATACGCGCGGCGCCCGGAAGCCGAGTGGGCATTCCTCGGCTACGACGAAAGCCTGGAAAGAACACCGCAGCAGCAATGGCTGGATCGGGTGGCGGGGCGCCGCCGCTTCGTGTTTCGCAGCAACGACCTGGCCTCGCTGCTGCATGCGGCGCGCGCCGGCCTGGGCGTGGCCGCCCTGCCCCATTTCCTGGTGGCCGGCGACAAGAGCCTGCTCGCGCTGCCGGCCCCGGACGACGCGCCGGCACGCCCGCTCTGGCTGGCGATGCACCCGGACGTCAGGCGTTCTCCGCGGGTCAGGCTGGCGGCCGACCTGCTCTCGGAGCTGTTCGAACAGGCGCAGGCCGAGCTGTCAGGCCCGGCCTGA
- a CDS encoding HAMP domain-containing sensor histidine kinase: protein MGRLFWKFFLFLWLAQLLTMFGVAGAVWLSHPERPSAAIAGGPPPEFAPGGRPPFDHPPGPPRHGPPPVVPPMLAWPLLAGSMVSLLFAALLAWYFSKPIRSLSAAFDAAAAGRLDIRIGAAMARRSDELADLGSDFDRMAERLQKLLEAQRRLLHDVSHELRSPLARLQAAVDLARQQPERTAEFIDRIERDSARMDALVGELLTLARLDAGIADGVEEDVDLAEVLADIVDDAGFEAGARRCRIETDCDASLPARGSRELLHRAIENVVRNAVRHSAEDSRIDICAHAGDGRLRLTVADRGPGVFDGDLAAIFDPFFRSGSRPAGAGYGLGLAITRRVIQAHGGEVSAGNRAGGGLVVSIELPAA, encoded by the coding sequence ATGGGCCGCCTGTTCTGGAAGTTCTTCCTGTTTCTGTGGCTGGCACAGCTGCTGACCATGTTCGGCGTGGCCGGCGCGGTGTGGCTCAGCCACCCGGAGCGGCCGTCGGCGGCCATCGCGGGCGGCCCGCCGCCCGAATTCGCGCCGGGGGGGCGACCGCCGTTCGACCATCCGCCGGGACCGCCGCGCCATGGGCCTCCGCCTGTCGTTCCGCCGATGCTGGCCTGGCCGCTGCTGGCTGGCAGCATGGTCAGCCTGTTGTTCGCGGCGCTGCTCGCCTGGTATTTCTCCAAGCCGATCCGCAGCCTGAGCGCCGCCTTCGACGCCGCCGCCGCCGGCCGGCTGGACATTCGGATCGGCGCGGCGATGGCGCGGCGCAGCGACGAACTGGCCGATCTGGGCAGCGACTTCGACCGGATGGCCGAGCGGCTGCAGAAGCTGCTGGAAGCGCAGCGGCGGCTGCTGCACGACGTGTCGCACGAGCTGCGCTCGCCGCTGGCGCGCTTGCAGGCGGCGGTCGATCTGGCGCGACAGCAGCCGGAGCGAACCGCTGAATTCATAGACCGCATCGAGCGCGACAGCGCGCGCATGGACGCGCTGGTCGGCGAGCTGCTGACGTTGGCGCGGCTGGACGCCGGCATCGCCGACGGAGTCGAGGAGGATGTCGATCTGGCCGAGGTGTTGGCCGACATCGTCGACGACGCCGGTTTCGAGGCCGGCGCCCGCCGGTGCCGGATAGAGACCGATTGCGACGCCAGCCTGCCGGCGCGGGGCAGCCGCGAGCTATTGCACCGCGCGATCGAAAACGTGGTGCGCAACGCGGTGCGTCACAGCGCCGAGGACAGCCGCATCGATATTTGCGCCCACGCGGGCGACGGCCGGCTGCGGCTGACGGTGGCCGACCGCGGCCCCGGCGTGTTCGACGGCGACCTGGCTGCCATTTTCGATCCCTTTTTCCGCAGCGGCTCGCGGCCGGCCGGCGCCGGCTACGGCCTGGGCCTGGCCATCACCCGCCGCGTCATCCAGGCCCACGGCGGCGAGGTGTCCGCCGGCAATCGCGCCGGCGGCGGGCTGGTGGTGAGCATCGAGCTGCCGGCGGCCTGA
- a CDS encoding M9 family metallopeptidase — MRKTSLAALCLAISAALLASAAPAAPKLYKAPHQAQARPKQPPAPRLWRHRPPSDFQARYRLQDGRAQIGRPLKKLARHAATPQCQDMNALAAHGGADLANYLVSLPDYTCAYGLFSLDKTLASTIYSAANLNAVAGRFAQEAAGYSASSMALVNLTLYLRAGYYLASSGTLPALDANLQTVLRPGIKQLADGASLFAANAQAPTTAGEVMTLITNMADEAYYLPSMRAIVQRYTNTSASPNAVQALRETTASQGFTGALTVLFYAHGRANAAPLLQSDGSYSAALTQFVQADKASLLGTETAFQLGDATREGLRFMQYPALKPAIKPQAKAILAGSSMTGADNELWLAAAEAVKYYDNASCGEYGTCNFETRLADAILVNRYTCSPTISIRSQEMTTEQMQASCSLLQNEESYFHQMLQTRKQAVANDNNTSLEVVVFDDYDNYSKYAGVIYGIGTDNGGMYVEGNPADPANQARFIAHEASWLRPVFKVWNLEHEYIHYLDGRFDMYGDFAAETRQPTVWWIEGLAEYLSLRNDNQTAIDIAKTGSYKLSQIYGNTYDMADYVTRAYRWGYMATRFMFERHRADVDAMLPLFRKGDYDGYMGLMRQIGSRYDGEFASWAQGATTAGQPPLPPASGLPACNEGYPNRLGKHCSISSLSSSGAYYAAIWMPAGARNLKLWTSGGSGDVDLYVAMDRYPNSASFDYSSAKAGNEESVAVAAPQAGHWYYLTLQARQPYANVTLSTSYD, encoded by the coding sequence ATGCGCAAAACCTCTCTCGCCGCGCTGTGCCTGGCCATCAGCGCCGCGTTGCTGGCGTCGGCCGCCCCCGCCGCGCCCAAACTGTACAAGGCCCCGCATCAGGCGCAGGCCCGGCCCAAGCAGCCGCCGGCGCCGCGGCTGTGGCGCCACCGTCCGCCCAGCGACTTCCAGGCCCGCTACCGACTGCAGGACGGCCGGGCGCAGATAGGCCGGCCGCTGAAGAAGCTGGCGCGCCACGCCGCCACGCCGCAATGCCAGGACATGAACGCGCTGGCCGCCCACGGCGGCGCCGACCTCGCCAACTATCTGGTCTCGCTGCCCGACTACACCTGCGCCTACGGCCTGTTCTCTCTGGACAAGACTCTGGCGTCCACCATCTACAGCGCGGCCAACCTCAACGCCGTCGCCGGCCGCTTCGCCCAGGAGGCCGCCGGCTACAGCGCCTCGTCGATGGCGCTGGTCAATCTGACGCTATACCTGCGCGCCGGCTACTACCTGGCCAGCAGCGGCACGCTGCCGGCGCTGGACGCCAATCTGCAGACCGTGCTGCGCCCCGGCATCAAGCAACTGGCCGACGGCGCGTCGCTGTTCGCCGCCAACGCCCAGGCGCCGACCACCGCGGGCGAGGTGATGACGCTGATCACCAATATGGCGGACGAGGCCTACTACCTGCCGTCGATGCGCGCCATCGTCCAGCGCTACACCAACACGTCCGCCAGCCCGAACGCGGTCCAGGCGCTGCGCGAAACCACCGCCAGCCAGGGCTTCACCGGTGCGCTGACGGTGCTGTTCTACGCCCACGGCCGCGCCAACGCCGCGCCGCTGCTGCAGAGCGACGGCAGCTACTCCGCGGCGCTGACCCAGTTCGTCCAGGCCGACAAGGCCAGCCTGCTCGGCACCGAAACCGCCTTCCAGCTTGGCGACGCCACCCGCGAGGGCCTGCGCTTCATGCAGTACCCGGCGCTGAAGCCGGCGATCAAGCCGCAGGCCAAGGCCATCCTGGCCGGCAGCAGCATGACCGGCGCCGACAACGAGCTGTGGCTGGCGGCCGCCGAGGCGGTCAAGTACTACGACAACGCCAGCTGCGGCGAGTACGGCACCTGCAATTTCGAAACCCGGCTCGCCGACGCCATCCTGGTCAATCGTTATACCTGCAGCCCCACCATCAGCATCCGCTCCCAGGAAATGACGACCGAGCAGATGCAGGCCTCGTGCTCGCTGCTGCAGAACGAGGAATCCTACTTCCACCAGATGCTGCAAACGCGCAAGCAAGCGGTGGCCAACGACAACAACACCTCGCTGGAAGTGGTGGTGTTCGACGATTACGACAACTACTCCAAGTACGCCGGCGTGATCTACGGCATCGGCACCGACAACGGCGGCATGTACGTCGAGGGCAATCCGGCCGACCCGGCCAACCAGGCCCGCTTCATCGCCCACGAGGCCTCCTGGCTGCGTCCGGTGTTCAAGGTCTGGAATCTGGAGCACGAATACATCCACTATCTGGACGGCCGCTTCGACATGTACGGCGACTTCGCCGCCGAGACCCGCCAGCCCACGGTATGGTGGATAGAGGGCTTGGCCGAATACCTGTCGCTGCGCAACGACAACCAGACCGCCATCGACATCGCCAAGACCGGCAGCTACAAGCTGAGCCAGATCTATGGCAACACCTATGACATGGCCGACTACGTCACCCGCGCCTACCGCTGGGGCTATATGGCCACCCGCTTCATGTTCGAACGCCACCGCGCCGACGTCGACGCGATGCTGCCGCTGTTCCGCAAAGGCGATTACGACGGCTATATGGGCCTGATGCGGCAGATAGGCAGCCGTTACGACGGCGAATTCGCCAGCTGGGCGCAGGGCGCCACCACCGCCGGCCAGCCGCCGCTGCCGCCGGCCTCCGGTCTGCCGGCCTGCAACGAGGGCTATCCGAACCGCCTGGGCAAGCACTGCTCGATCTCGAGCCTGTCCTCGTCCGGCGCCTACTACGCCGCCATCTGGATGCCGGCCGGCGCGCGCAATCTGAAGCTGTGGACCAGCGGCGGCAGCGGCGACGTCGATCTCTACGTCGCGATGGACCGCTATCCGAACAGCGCCAGCTTCGACTACTCGTCGGCCAAGGCTGGCAACGAGGAGTCGGTGGCCGTCGCCGCGCCGCAGGCCGGCCATTGGTACTACCTGACGCTGCAGGCCAGGCAGCCGTACGCCAATGTGACGCTCAGCACCAGCTACGACTAG
- a CDS encoding AraC family transcriptional regulator: MLTQLLQPHIVSDLSAARAMAALFDHLPDVVFAVKDTDGRYLAISEGCVRRCALRNRLQAEGRTAHELFPGAMADRYRQQDQTLFAERRPLRDRLDLTVYPDGAPGWCLTGKQALRDTDGQLLGLVCISRDLAELTRERLLDARFAACVDHIQAQYHRPLRLEELCDLSGLSTGQLDRRMKRVFSQSVGDFIRRTRMEAASHAIAHSRRPLADIAAGCGFSDQSALTRLCRQMLGLSPRQLRMQVHAPRPAAARD; encoded by the coding sequence ATGTTGACGCAGCTGCTGCAACCCCACATCGTCAGCGACCTGTCCGCCGCGCGGGCGATGGCGGCCTTGTTCGATCATCTGCCGGACGTGGTGTTCGCGGTCAAGGACACCGACGGCCGCTATCTGGCGATCAGCGAGGGCTGCGTGCGCCGCTGCGCGCTGCGCAACCGCCTGCAGGCGGAAGGCCGCACCGCGCACGAGCTGTTTCCCGGCGCGATGGCCGACCGCTACCGCCAGCAGGACCAGACGCTGTTCGCCGAGCGGCGGCCGCTGCGCGACCGGCTGGACCTGACCGTCTATCCGGACGGCGCGCCCGGCTGGTGCCTGACCGGCAAGCAGGCGCTGCGCGATACCGACGGACAGCTGCTGGGCCTGGTCTGCATCTCGCGCGACCTCGCCGAACTGACCCGCGAAAGACTGCTGGACGCCCGCTTCGCCGCCTGCGTCGACCACATACAAGCGCAGTACCACAGGCCGCTGCGGCTGGAGGAATTGTGCGATTTGTCCGGTCTCAGCACAGGCCAGCTGGACCGGCGGATGAAGCGGGTGTTCAGCCAGAGCGTCGGCGACTTCATCCGCCGCACCCGGATGGAGGCCGCCAGCCACGCCATCGCGCACAGCCGCCGCCCGCTGGCCGACATCGCCGCCGGCTGCGGTTTTTCCGACCAGAGCGCGCTGACCCGGCTATGCCGGCAGATGCTGGGCCTGAGCCCGCGCCAGTTGCGGATGCAGGTCCATGCGCCCAGGCCGGCCGCCGCGCGGGACTAG
- a CDS encoding pirin family protein yields MNTAAIARPRAIVHRSRGNRHGPVTRLLSPGRLGRQLKPFVFLDWFDLDLSAGHGGFGLHPHSGIATFTWLLEGEAVYEDTTGARGVLPAGGVEWMRAGGGVWHTSEPSAASRRMTGFQLWLALPAEQELAPAESVYLAPERIPEAGPVKVLLGEYGGVNSPIPSPPGVSYLAVGLRDGERWTFTPPAGHEVAWLALNAGGLRVAGEEAILSAGELAAFAESGEALELIAVGDAAFVLGSAVKHPHDLALGYYSVHTSDEALAAGEAGIARLGDELKRQGRL; encoded by the coding sequence ATGAACACCGCCGCCATCGCCCGTCCCCGCGCCATCGTCCACCGCAGCCGCGGCAACCGCCACGGTCCGGTCACCCGTTTGTTGAGTCCGGGCCGGCTGGGCCGCCAACTGAAGCCCTTTGTCTTCCTCGACTGGTTCGACCTGGATCTGAGCGCCGGTCACGGCGGTTTCGGCCTGCACCCGCACTCCGGCATCGCCACCTTCACCTGGCTGCTCGAAGGCGAGGCGGTGTACGAGGACACCACCGGCGCGCGTGGCGTGCTGCCGGCCGGCGGCGTCGAGTGGATGCGGGCCGGCGGCGGGGTATGGCATACCAGCGAACCGAGCGCCGCCTCGCGAAGGATGACTGGTTTTCAGCTGTGGCTGGCGCTGCCGGCCGAGCAGGAACTGGCGCCGGCCGAAAGCGTCTACCTGGCGCCGGAGCGGATTCCCGAGGCCGGTCCGGTCAAGGTGCTGCTGGGCGAATACGGCGGCGTCAACAGCCCGATTCCGTCGCCACCGGGCGTCAGCTATCTGGCGGTTGGCCTGCGGGACGGAGAACGCTGGACCTTCACACCGCCGGCCGGCCACGAGGTGGCGTGGCTGGCGCTGAATGCCGGCGGCCTGCGGGTGGCCGGCGAGGAGGCGATTTTGAGCGCCGGCGAGCTGGCGGCGTTCGCCGAATCCGGCGAGGCGCTGGAGCTGATCGCGGTCGGCGACGCCGCCTTCGTGCTGGGCTCCGCCGTCAAGCATCCGCATGATCTGGCGCTGGGCTATTACTCGGTCCATACCAGCGACGAGGCGCTGGCGGCCGGCGAGGCCGGGATCGCGCGCCTCGGAGACGAGTTGAAGCGGCAGGGGCGGCTGTGA